In Tachysurus fulvidraco isolate hzauxx_2018 chromosome 1, HZAU_PFXX_2.0, whole genome shotgun sequence, a single window of DNA contains:
- the LOC113663192 gene encoding uncharacterized protein LOC113663192: MPSPPHLPRRVPCSPPPALCCALSCLCLLHAHSFTSCFVVHHMRQSPASPCSLIPPPASSCALLPATAFFLFWPHFLRNGEERYRCGDDPWKWRLYRQWVENFQARLRTALKESMPWQVFDLLNEKAKLRILQDRKQQVQVVGLQEIPVSSADDVIRMIEQGSERRKSGPTFANPHLSHSHTILQIILRQIKMLHGKFSLVDLAGDERATDVSSDDWQTMAKINRSLLALRALYGFSGHCVQICQGDRTWSGSQPECVVTSCGAPPIVENAVSLPTGESYQSNVTYICNAGKNLVGPQNLTRQADGTWSSPAPTCEASKGCEKPGGFINWKVLEQSSWKSLEFFCNAGYTLQGESLVVFMGNGSWSSTFPICTHKATNHNYSTAYIKSHTFTEN; the protein is encoded by the exons ATGCCTtctcccccccacctgcctcgccgtgtgccctgctcccccccacctgccttatGTTGTGCCTTGTCGTGCTTATGCTTACTCCATGCACATTCATTCACCAGCTGTTTTGTTGTACACCACATGCGCCAAtcacctgcctcaccgtgttCCTTGATCCCCCCTCCTGCCTCatcgtgtgccttgctccccgcaactgccttttttttgttctggcCACATTTCCTCAGAAATGGCGAAGAAAGATATAGATGTGGTGACGATCCATGGAAATGGCGGCTTTACAGACAATGGGTGGAGAATTTTCAGGCAAGGCTCAGAACAGCCCTAAAAGAATCTATGCCCTGGCAg GTCTTTGACTTGTTAAACGAAAAGGCAAAGCTGCGTATCCTTCAAGACAGAAAACAGCAGGTACAGGTTGTTGGCCTGCAGGAAATTCCTGTATCATCTGCTGACGATGTGATCAGGATGATTGAGCAGGGGAGTGAACGCAG AAAATCTGGCCCAACATTTGCAAATCCCCACTTGTCCCATTCCCACACCATCCTGCAGATTATTTTAAGGCAAATTAAAATGCTTCATGGGAAGTTCTCGCTGGTGGACCTGGCAGGGGATGAGCGAGCCACAGATGTCAGCAGCGATGACTGGCAGACTATGGCAAAGATCAATCGCAGTCTTCTAGCATTGAGGGCACTGTATGGTTTTTCA GGTCATTGTGTTCAGATCTGTCAGGGAGACAGAACATGGAGTGGCAGTCAGCCTGAATGTGTCG tGACTTCATGTGGTGCTCCACCCATTGTGGAGAATGCTGTTTCTTTGCCAACTGGTGAGTCATACCAAAGCAATGTGACATATATTTGTAACGCTGGGAAGAACCTGGTTGGCCCACAGAACCTCACACGTCAGGCTGATGGAACGTGGAGCTCACCTGCACCAACTTGTGAAG CCTCTAAAGGTTGTGAAAAGCCTGGAGGATTCATAAACTGGAAGGTTCTGGAACAGAGCAGCTGGAAGTCTCTCGAGTTTTTCTGCAATGCGGGCTACACTCTACAGGGAGAGTCCCTTGTTGTCTTCATGGGAAATGGATCTTGGAGTTCAACGTTTCCTATTTGTACACATAAGGCCACCAATCACAATTATTCCACTGCCTACATCAAATCGCATACATTTACAGAGAACTAa
- the LOC125138705 gene encoding kinesin-like protein KIF2C isoform X2, with amino-acid sequence MESSHWWTWQGMSVAQMSAAMTQTMAKINRSLLALRALYGFPECIRSIGQKREHIPFRTSKLTQMLGDSLIGEKSIQCECDT; translated from the exons ATGGAAAGTTCTCACTGGTGGACCTGGCAGGGGATGAGCGTGGCACAGATGTCAGCAGCGATGACGCAGACTATGGCAAAGATAAATCGCAGTCTTCTAGCATTGAGGGCACTGTATGGTTTTCCA GAATGCATTCGATCCATTGGGCAGAAGAGAGAACACATCCCTTTCCGGACGAGTAAGCTCACTCAGATGCTCGGAGACTCCTTAATAGGAGAGAAATCCA tacagtgtgagtgtgacacATGA
- the LOC125138705 gene encoding kinesin-related protein 6-like isoform X1 — protein sequence MIQISIHTSFILGKKHGLTSGRMFANAHSSHSHAVLQVILRQNNLLHGKFSLVDLAGDERGTDVSSDDADYGKDKSQSSSIEGTVWFSRMHSIHWAEERTHPFPDE from the exons ATGATACAAATCTCCATTCACACCTCATTTATTCTTGGAAAAAAGCATGGTCT AACATCTGGCCGGATGTTTGCAAATGCCCACTCTTCCCATTCCCACGCCGTCCTGCAGGTTATTTTAAGGCAGAATAACCTGCTTCATGGAAAGTTCTCACTGGTGGACCTGGCAGGGGATGAGCGTGGCACAGATGTCAGCAGCGATGACGCAGACTATGGCAAAGATAAATCGCAGTCTTCTAGCATTGAGGGCACTGTATGGTTTTCCA GAATGCATTCGATCCATTGGGCAGAAGAGAGAACACATCCCTTTCCGGACGAGTAA